GTGAAACAGTGTCTAATTGTGTATTAGTGATtcgtaaaaaaaggaaaacaaatacCTGGAATTGGCAATAATAATCCTAACCAAATGAAAAATGGATCCATTCACGCAGGTATAACAATGCATAAGCTGCGCTTTTCGGCCTCATAAAtagtgttttaaataaattttaccaCATTATTATAGCGCATGCTTGAAAAGGCAGAACAACGCAGTCGCGCATTAGGAATCTCAAGTACGGATGCAAGTAAATTTCCTTGCGGTGATGCCAATACATCGTCTTCGTCTATGGCTTCAAATATGAGTACAGGCAGCAATAGTATCGGCGGCAGCGGCGCTTGTGCAACAACAATGGCGTTAGCTAcacagcagcaacaaaaacaacagctgCCCTTGCATACAAGCAGCAGTGGCGGTGGGAATGTAAATAAATTATTGCAAGTAATCGAGAAAAGTCCAATGGATACTGTGGGAGCTTATAAAAGTGGCTCCGGCACTGGTGACAATGGTGGCGGACATTCTCCCCGAAAGGTTTTGAgacaattttcagcagtggatAAGGAGAATATGGATTTGGGCATTGAAATCAACATCATGACCGACAAAAATGTAGAGGTAAGAAGAAGAAACgagagaaaatttaaagaaaaaaaaaatagggtaGTAATATGGCTTGACAATTGAGTTCATATATAAGAAGGGTTGGTTAGAAGATTGTTTTTTGGCGAAGCCTAGGCTAAAGCTTAAATGGTTTTATAATGTCATGTTCCGCCCTGAACTTTGCAGATGACAAAATCGGCAACAAATACCCATAAAATGTTATAGTCCAAATGTGGCCTTTTCCAAGTTTCAAACTTCTTGTTCTATTATGAACTTAAGAAATAAACTTCTGCCCTATCTTAGAGAGATTATTTAATTTGAACAGTTATTTTTAAAGGCAAATACTTGCCTTACAAACTTGTAtcatttgctaaaattttgtttgttaattttcttttctatCATTCCAGGTTCAAGTCCAAGTCGAAGAACAAGAAATAACCGACGACGAGGAATATCAAAAACATATGGCCAGAATTGGTCACATTGCTGCTGAAGGCACACAACGTAGCATAACTCAAGCACCTTCGTGTGCTGCTAAGATACGGGATACTTCACGCAGCCAATTGCAACGCTTGGGTGCTTTGTATTCAGATAAGGATGATCTATCGTCACCCATACATCGCACCGAGGCCCATTTTCATGCTGACAATAAGGATGAAACTGATTTCGACGGACATATGCGTAAACCCAAGCAGAGGTTGGGTAAATTGGCTGCCTTAGCAAACACCATTAACCAATGGGAAGATGACATCACACATCATGGTCCAACAACAGTGACAGAGGTTGCAAAAGCTGTGCCGCCACCAAAACCTGACTTGCCCAGTAGAGGGCGTACAAGAACAGACCATGGACATGTAAAAGAACAAGCACCACAACCTCCTCAAATGCACAATCCAAAATCTCCCAAAAGTCATGTGGCCTCGAAGTCCCCAAAAAGGCATGTAAAAGAGCAAGCACCACAACCTCCTCAGATACAAACAGCACCTAAATCACCCAAGCCCCAAATAGCTCTTAAATCGCCTAAATTACCCGAGAAAGATCAGAAGACCAAACAGTTAAAATGGGATCCCACTGTTTTGAGTTCTTTGGAGGCTCAAGGATTTCAACGCAGAGACTCATCCACTGTAAAAGTTTCATATGATTTTAAGCAAGACCAGGAAGCAGGTCAAGAGGTTGCTGCTTCATCTAAACATCCAGACAACAATAAAGAGGAAAAGCGTGTGGTAGGAAAATTGGATACAAATAAATTCAATGCCCTTGGAACAAATTCTCTAGAGAAGAATACATCCACACAACCAATAGACAAGAAAGTGCCAGTGGTGAAAGCAGGCATGGTATCAGGACGTGCAGCCGTTTTTGAGGCCCAAGTTCAGGctaatcaacaacaacaacaacagaaacctCAGAAAGACCCTACTGAGCTAAGCCTTAAAGAGCGCATGAAATTATTCGAGAAGAACAAAGGTGAAGCTCTGGTGCCAAAAGCAGCATTTGGTATGGCACCACCGATTAGTAAAATCCTACAAGATTCCCATCATAAAAAAGAGGATCATGCTAAGGGTAAGcattatgaaaaattaatacaaagGTGTAGAAAATTTCCCATTCGTTTAGGAAGTTTTTACCTGTTTTTCCAGCTTAAAATTAATGGCTAACATATTGTTATTTCCCAAAAAATGTCGTCTATTAACATATAATGAATATTAGTAGGTAGCGGAAAGATTTCCTAACACTGCAGCAGCTTACTTTTATTATATTCCTACCATCTGTTTTTATTAATCCCCTTGATTACTTTATCTTCCACCATTTATTAGCACACTCATCATGCAATGTAATTAGTGCTTCAACTTCAAATCCTCCGCCTATTATGGTCAAGTCAAAAACGGACAACAAACTACGGGACAAAGTGGCTGCCATCTTCGGAGCTGCTTCTtcggaaaataaaattaaagaagaCATACGCAAACAACGTGAGGAAGAAATGCAATTGCTGGCCAATCGTTTTAATAAACAGAAGCAGTTTGcccaaaatcaacaaaaacatCAGCATGCCACCGATAAGGATCAGAAGTCACACGAAGTGCCACAACAATCGCAGTTTACCACAGTAGCTCAAAGAACTTCCAGAAGTTCAGCATCGCCGCAAAGACCTCAAACGCACCCACCACCACCTCCGCCATTGCCACCAGCTGGAGCAGTTCATAGTCAAACCACTAAGAGAAGATCACGTAAGTTGAATAGTGtagtaaattaaataatattttaatcaGTTTGTCTATGAGCAAAAAGTAAACAACGAGTAAgtaaaaattgtttcaaaaagCGGAAACTTAACATTAACTTCAAAAGATGTATAAAGTCAGTGGTGAATGGTAAGGCATTTTCATTAActcttttttttaccaaaggagAATTGGTTTAGGTCCGTTATTCTAACGTCTTTCATTCTTTCTctacttcttttttttctggCAGCTGGGGATACTATTGATGAGGATGTCACCAAGAGGGCACGTACCAAACGCTTGTATCCCGCCCTCTCCGATTTGGAATCAAACGAATCATGCTCCGATAATGAGATGAGTTATTGTAATGCTGCCACTGTTTCGGTGCTCAGCACTGCTGATGAAATGAAGGCTTCGCTACAGCCCTTGCGAGGAGGTCATGCTGTAGCTAACCTTGAACAGGACGATGAAAATGAAGACAGGTGCGAAGATAGGTTCTATTCATGTCTATTATTCTGCTTATGCCTCGATTAACACATACACTCTCACACACACTTTCATTATCATATCCACAAAGGCCAAAAAACATAGTTTTATACTACGTATACCAAATTAGAATTAGAATAGACTAAACTAAGCGACAtagacatttatttatttatttattgctagagttagaaaaaaaaaacagttttgtttacaataaaaaaatacttgTTTTGATTGTGTGATGTACTTGAAAGTGTTGGCTTTAATCTATTGTTACTGATTGGTTTGTTTCTTTTCCCTTTCTTCCCATGTTCAATTGTCCATCCATCCTTCATCCTTCCAACTTTATAGCTATATGGAAACTGAAACCGAAGACAGCAGTGTTGGTATATGCAATGGTAGTTTAGGACGTGAAATAATGCAAGTTGTGCAAAAGAATGACAAACAACAATTGACAAATATCAAGGTGAGTTGAGCGGTGCAATTTTAAAGCACAGCATGAGTTCTTGGTGTAAACTAACCCTGTGTCCTTTCGCTTATGTGTGTGCGTAGGAAGTAAGATATGCTGAGAagaatcaatattttgaggataCAAATAGAGATTCTTCGCTTAATTCATCCGAGGCCTCGGGCatggatggtatggatgattATTTGGATGAAGCCTTAGAGGATAATGAAGAAGACGATGGCGATGATGATAATACCCccgatgaggatgatgatgatgataacgaTGCAGACGATAGCCGCTTATCAAGAGGAGTAAGTAGTGTAAACCATTTGAAAATTTCtgaattaagtttttatttttcagaGCAAAGGCACTACTGCTTCCAATAGCTTCAGTTTTCGCAaagccaataccccaaatcggcaaAGCCATTGTCAAACCATACAGGAAGAGATTACTGAAGAAACCACCACTACAACCACCACCACTACGAAAAAAGAAACATCTTCATCTGGTACATCGTACATGCATCCGGTGAAATCTGAACTGAGCATAAACAAAGAGAACGAAAATGTAGTTACTCTGGTACATACCGTCAGTTTTTATAGGCGCCAGCAAAATGCAAACGTAAGTTTACTTTATATTCCCAAGTACTTTAAACAAAGACACAAACCACCATAGCTTTTTATTATCAGAAAAGAGTTTAAAGAGAAATTATAAAAAGTAATATAAACTCCAGTGAGATGAAgtgaaaaaatgaaatgaatgaataaaaagAAAGGTTAAgaacatttaaaaataattataaattgaTATTAAGAAATCTTTAGGTACAACACcaatcaaaattaaattaaaaaataaaagaaattaaaaatatataaaaaaaattaaaaatataaaaaacttaaaaaaattctaaaaaataaccaaaaattaaatatataaaaaaatttaagtaataaaaaaaaaaataaagtaacaaaaataaatcttaaaaaaaattaaaatacaaaaaattgaaatatttaaaaaaattcatataaaaaagattacaataataataaaattaaaataaaaaaaattaaaaataaacaatacaaatgtattcgaaaaaaatataaaaaagttgaaaaaatgattaaagtgaaaattaaaaaaaaaaaagatggaaaaatcgataacaaataaaacaaaaattaatttttaaatgacatttGTACAAAGAATTatccaattaaattaaataaggaacaaataaataaatgaaaaattaacaCGTTATTTATTCAGTTCattaaaaaatatggaaaaatttataatagttatcaattataaatttatttagtaaagtatttgagtttttaaaacaaaataaatcaattaaaaataattttaacaaaatcaaaaaaggtttacaaataaaataaaacaaaaaataataaaatagaattCAACAGGCGgacactttgaaaaaaaaattaaatttgaaaaaaaaaaaaaatttaattaaaaaaaaaattaaataaaaaattaaaataaaaaaactaaaaaaaaataaaaataaaaaaaaaatttaaaaaaaaataatctgttttataaaaataaaactttattttaaaaaataaaatttttaaatacttaaaatattaatttaattaaaattaaaaaacattaaattaaattttaaaaaaatattttttttttaaattttttttaactttttttttttaatttaaaaaattttattatttatacaaattggttttttaattcatttatttcagaattttttttttaattggtaatatttcttaaataatttttgaaaaataaatttatcttaaaatttttttttaatacaattcatatataaaaacatttaattttagtttaaaaaaaatagttacaaaaattatttaaaaaaatattaaaaaaaaataattttaaaaaatttgacatCGCCCGTTGATGGTATTCCTTGGTCAAAATTGATATCGAGAAACGGgataaccagtcaaatgcttctagcaaccacacacttttgttgacatttaaattttatggctatactattctttgaatagaaagcattaaacaatgatcTAAAGCCGTATTATAacttgcaatggaatctcaaaaaaaaaaaattaaaaaaattttttaaaaaatattttacaatattAATGTTTtaaggccaccgcagcgcagaggttagcatgacgctgaacgcctgggttcgaatactggcgagaccatcagaaaaaattttcagcggtggttatcccctcctaatgctggcaacatttggaaggtactatgccatgtaaaacttctctccaaaggggtgtcgcactgcggcacaccgttcggactcggctataaaaatgaggccccttgtcattgagcttaaacttgaatcggattgcactcattgatatgtgagaagtttgcccctgttccttagtggaatgttcatgggcaacatttgcattgcaatatattttgaaaaaaattatttaaaaaatatgttttgtaaaatttgaattgaataaattttacaaactaATTTgcttattcacaaaattttatggggccctaaaataggtttaattAACAGTTTCTATAAATGAAATCTGtaaaataaacctttttcaaATCTATATTAACTTTTGTGAATATCCTTattaatatatttaaataatcaattttatgaaaacaatttctgttttttaaatatttttttttaaatacatttaaaaataatattttttaaataatttatttttatttttttaattaaatttttttaaaatagtaATATTTAAAGATTATATTTTCATAACTTTAGTTTCTTTTGTaactaatttatttttttaatttatgtatttatttttaattaatttatttttttatccttttatttttttatcaatttatttttttaattaattaattttttaattatttaattttttaaattaattaattttttaattatttaattttttaaattaattattttttttaattaattaattttttttaattaattaattttttaattatttttttatttatttaattttttaatatttatttaatatttatttattatctaattaatttattttttaattaattaaattttaaattaattaaatttttaattaataaaattttttcattaattaattttttaattaaaaaagttttttaataaattattttgtttattaattttgtttctttatttatttttttttatttattttttttatttatttattttttttatttatttttttttatttatttattttttttatttatttatttttttttatttatttttttttttatttatttattttttatttatttttttttttatttaattttatttatttattttttatttatttactttttatttatttatttttttatttatttttttatttatttttttatttatttttttatttatttatttattttttttttttttatttatttatttattttttttgtttatttttttttgtttattttttttgtttat
The genomic region above belongs to Stomoxys calcitrans chromosome 5, idStoCalc2.1, whole genome shotgun sequence and contains:
- the LOC106081461 gene encoding anillin gives rise to the protein MDPFTQRMLEKAEQRSRALGISSTDASKFPCGDANTSSSSMASNMSTGSNSIGGSGACATTMALATQQQQKQQLPLHTSSSGGGNVNKLLQVIEKSPMDTVGAYKSGSGTGDNGGGHSPRKVLRQFSAVDKENMDLGIEINIMTDKNVEVQVQVEEQEITDDEEYQKHMARIGHIAAEGTQRSITQAPSCAAKIRDTSRSQLQRLGALYSDKDDLSSPIHRTEAHFHADNKDETDFDGHMRKPKQRLGKLAALANTINQWEDDITHHGPTTVTEVAKAVPPPKPDLPSRGRTRTDHGHVKEQAPQPPQMHNPKSPKSHVASKSPKRHVKEQAPQPPQIQTAPKSPKPQIALKSPKLPEKDQKTKQLKWDPTVLSSLEAQGFQRRDSSTVKVSYDFKQDQEAGQEVAASSKHPDNNKEEKRVVGKLDTNKFNALGTNSLEKNTSTQPIDKKVPVVKAGMVSGRAAVFEAQVQANQQQQQQKPQKDPTELSLKERMKLFEKNKGEALVPKAAFGMAPPISKILQDSHHKKEDHAKAHSSCNVISASTSNPPPIMVKSKTDNKLRDKVAAIFGAASSENKIKEDIRKQREEEMQLLANRFNKQKQFAQNQQKHQHATDKDQKSHEVPQQSQFTTVAQRTSRSSASPQRPQTHPPPPPPLPPAGAVHSQTTKRRSPGDTIDEDVTKRARTKRLYPALSDLESNESCSDNEMSYCNAATVSVLSTADEMKASLQPLRGGHAVANLEQDDENEDSYMETETEDSSVGICNGSLGREIMQVVQKNDKQQLTNIKEVRYAEKNQYFEDTNRDSSLNSSEASGMDGMDDYLDEALEDNEEDDGDDDNTPDEDDDDDNDADDSRLSRGSKGTTASNSFSFRKANTPNRQSHCQTIQEEITEETTTTTTTTTKKETSSSGTSYMHPVKSELSINKENENVVTLVHTVSFYRRQQNANSANSTPIRKICREQQVLRSAMEKLENQGVGEQVHFIQEPAESDEESQSDSEQDDAHLVQEKIKKLLEEVCKQQQVIAQTSQALNLCAATIEFSGSTESVEGERHLLVATHRRQACLDEVQRLRVEKSLRPLGAPREKGRLTVKEITIPLRQDYIRKLAADTISGHHLVCLLKYNEHVLATKTVPTLPGLLAVKFPDVMQLNNVYADFKVTLEIYGMTAQREVLPHEVKYHINLNKKSGVKTPKKKGSDNRLVMPPVQSPAGPHAVRTPALVQYGFAIFSLREIQRTTWTLTQVLGVSPLEGVVHMKVNCELSVSVEYKGFLTMFEDISGFGAWHRRWCHLNGTMLNYWKYPDDEKKKAPMGSIDLYTCSSQKITLAPRDICARLNTMLLECQRPARETDQESLVIVPNGRTTTVRYLLSADTKEEREEWCAYFNKALTLLRAWGPPQ